AGATCTTCGCCACCCTGCCCTGCATCGTCCTCGTCCACACCATCTTCGGCATGCCCTACATGACGCTGATCTTCCGCAACTATTATGCCGGCCTGCCGCCGGAGCTGTTCAAGGCGGCGCGGGTCGACGGCGGCGGCTTCTGGCGCATCTTCCTCCATGTGATGCTGCCGATGTCGACGCCGATCCTGATCGTCGCCGTCATCCTGCAGGTCACCGGCATCTGGAACGACTTCATCCTCGGCCTGACCTTCGCCGGCAGCGCCAACAACCCGATGACGGTGCAGCTCAACAACGTGGTCAATTCCACCACCGGCGAGCGCGCCTACAATGTCGACATGGCCGCCACCCTGCTCACCGCCGCCGTGCCGCTCTTCGTCTACTTCGTTTCCGGCCGCTGGTTCGTGCGCGGCATCGCCGCCGGCGCGGTGAAGGGGTAGCCGATGCGGCCCGCCGACAGCGCCCAAGCCCCCGCCGCCATCCCGGCGCCCTCCGTCGCCGTGCGCGACCTCGCCATCCGCTACGGCGCGGTCACGGTGCTCGACAATCTCCGGCTGGAGGTGGCGCCGGGCGAGTTCATCGTCCTGCTCGGCCCCTCCGGCTGCGGCAAGTCGACCCTGCTCAACGCCATTGCCGGGCTGATCGACATCAGCGACGGCGAGATCTGGATCTCCGGCCGCAACGTCACCTGGGCCGAGCCGGCGGAGCGCGGCATCGGCATGGTGTTCCAGTCCTATGCGCTCTATCCGCGCATGACGGTCGCGGGCAACATGTCCTTCGGCCTGAGGATGGCCGGGCTGCCGAGGGCGGAGATCGCCGTGCGGGTCGCCAAGGCGGCGAAGATGCTGCAGCTGGAACCGCTGCTGCAGCGCCGGCCGGCCGAGCTCTCCGGCGGCCAGCGCCAGCGCGTCGCCATCGGCCGGGCGCTGGTGCGCAACGTCGACGTGTTCCTGTTCGACGAGCCCCTGTCCAATCTCGACGCCAAGCTGCGCAACGAGCTGCGCGTCGAGATCAAGAAGCTCCACCAGGAGCTCGGCAACACCATGATCTACGTCACCCACGACCAGATCGAGGCGCTGACCCTGGCCGACCGCATCGCCGTGATGAAGGGCGGCGTCATCCAGCAGCTGGCGACGCCGCACGACATCTACCACCAGCCGGCCAACCAGTTCGTCGCCGGCTTCATCGGCTCGCCGACCATGAACTTCTGGGAGGGCCGGCTCGCCGGCGCGGCAGGCGGCTGGCGCTTCGAAGGCTCCGACCTCGCCATCGACCTCGCGCGCTATCCCTTCGCGCGCGCGCCGGCGGCGGGACCGGCCGTGCTCGGCATGCGGCCCGAGCATATCGGCATCGGCGAGGCGCCGCCCGGCCGCCATGCCGGCCGCGGCCTCGTCACCATCGTCGAGCCGATGGGCGCCGACACCGTGGTGTGGACCGAGATCGGCGGCAAGCCCTCCACCATCCGCCTCGACGGCGACCAGCCCGCCAGAGTGGGCGATGCCATCCCCTTCCATTTCGACCCGGCACGCGCCTCGCTGTTCGACGCGCAGGCCGGCACGCGCCTCTGACACTCATCCCGGCAAAGGACATTCCATGGCGATTTCCACCCCCACTTCGTTTCAGCTCTATTCCGCCCGGAAGTTTCCGCCGCTGGCCGACCGGGTGAAGGAGCTGGCCGAGATCGGCTACACCGCGGTCGAGCCCTTCGGCGGCCTCTACGGCGACGCCGCAGGCCTGCGCGCGATGCTCGACGCGGTCGGCCTCGCCGCGCCCAGCGGCCATTTCGGCCTCGACATGCTGGAGCAGGATTTCGACGGCGCCCTCGCAGTCGCCCGCACCCTCGGCATGCGCTTCGTCGTCTGTCCCTACCTCATGCCCGAGGAACGGCCGGCGGATGCGGCCGGCTGGAAGGCGTTCGGCGCCCGGCTGCAGGCGGTCGCCGCCCGCTTCGACAAGGCCGGCCTCGCCTTCGCCTGGCACAACCACGATTTCGAGTTCCGGCCGCTGCCCGACGGCTCCGTGCCGATCGAGCACATCCTCGTCGAGGGCGTTGCCTGGGAGGCCGACCTCGCCTGGGTCGCCCGGGCCGCGGTGGATCCGCTGCCCTGGCTGCAGCGCTATGCCGGCCGCGTGCCGCTGGTGCACGTCAAGGATATCGCCCCGGCCGGCGAGAAGGCGGACGAGGACGGCTGGGCCGATGTCGGCGAGGGCGTGCTGCCCTGGGCGGCGCTGTGGCGGGCGGCGGAGGCGGCCGGGGCCGAGATCATGGTGGCCGAGCACGACAATCCCAGCGATGCGGAGCGTTTCG
This portion of the Labrys wisconsinensis genome encodes:
- a CDS encoding sugar phosphate isomerase/epimerase family protein codes for the protein MAISTPTSFQLYSARKFPPLADRVKELAEIGYTAVEPFGGLYGDAAGLRAMLDAVGLAAPSGHFGLDMLEQDFDGALAVARTLGMRFVVCPYLMPEERPADAAGWKAFGARLQAVAARFDKAGLAFAWHNHDFEFRPLPDGSVPIEHILVEGVAWEADLAWVARAAVDPLPWLQRYAGRVPLVHVKDIAPAGEKADEDGWADVGEGVLPWAALWRAAEAAGAEIMVAEHDNPSDAERFARVSYATMSKLNGKA
- a CDS encoding ABC transporter ATP-binding protein, whose product is MRPADSAQAPAAIPAPSVAVRDLAIRYGAVTVLDNLRLEVAPGEFIVLLGPSGCGKSTLLNAIAGLIDISDGEIWISGRNVTWAEPAERGIGMVFQSYALYPRMTVAGNMSFGLRMAGLPRAEIAVRVAKAAKMLQLEPLLQRRPAELSGGQRQRVAIGRALVRNVDVFLFDEPLSNLDAKLRNELRVEIKKLHQELGNTMIYVTHDQIEALTLADRIAVMKGGVIQQLATPHDIYHQPANQFVAGFIGSPTMNFWEGRLAGAAGGWRFEGSDLAIDLARYPFARAPAAGPAVLGMRPEHIGIGEAPPGRHAGRGLVTIVEPMGADTVVWTEIGGKPSTIRLDGDQPARVGDAIPFHFDPARASLFDAQAGTRL